Proteins from a genomic interval of Mustela lutreola isolate mMusLut2 chromosome 4, mMusLut2.pri, whole genome shotgun sequence:
- the PRDX3 gene encoding thioredoxin-dependent peroxide reductase, mitochondrial: MAAALGRFLRASIARHMSAVPWGIFASAALRPAASQRTCLTNVLWSGSGQAKFAFSTSSSYHVPAVTQHAPYFKGTAVVNGEFKDLTLDDFKGKYLVLFFYPLDFTFVCPTEIVAFSDKANEFHDVNCEVVAVSVDSHFTHLAWVNTPRKNGGLGHMNIALLSDLNKQISRDYGVLLEGPGIALRGLFIIDPNGIIKHLSVNDLPVGRSVEETLRLVKAFQFVETHGEVCPANWTPDSPTIKPHPTASKEYFEKVNQ, encoded by the exons ATGGCGGCCGCGTTGGGAAGATTTCTCCGAGCTTCG ATTGCCCGACATATGAGTGCTGTTCCTTGGGGCATCTTTGCCTCTGCAGCCCTCAGACCTGCTGCTTCCCAAAGAACATGCCTGACGAATGTATTGTGGTCTGGTTCTGGTCAAGCAAAATTCGCTTTTAGCACCA GTTCCTCCTACCACGTTCCTGCCGTCACCCAGCATGCACCCTATTTTAAGGGCACCGCCGTTGTCAATGGAGAGTTCAAAGACCTAACCCTCGATGACTTTAAGGGAAAATATTTGGTACTTTTCTTCTATCCTTTGGACTT CACCTTTGTGTGTCCTACAGAAATTGTTGCTTTTAGCGACAAAGCCAATGAATTTCACGACGTGAACTGTGAAGTTGTTGCAGTTTCAGTGGATTCCCACTTTACCCATCTCGCCTGGGTCAACACACCAAGGAAG AATGGCGGCTTGGGCCACATGAACATCGCACTCTTGTCAGATCTGAATAAACAGATTTCCCGAGACTATGGCGTGCTGTTGGAAGGCCCCGGAATTGCTCTGAG AGGCCTCTTCATCATTGACCCCAATGGCATCATCAAGCATTTGAGTGTCAACGATCTCCCCGTGGGCCGAAGTGTGGAAGAGACCCTCCGCCTGGTGAAGGCATTCCAGTTTGTGGAAACCCATGGAGAAGTCTGCCCAGCGAACTGGACCCCGGATTCTCCTACG ATCAAGCCACATCCAACTGCTTCCAAAGAATACTTTGAGAAGGTGAATCAGTAG